The following coding sequences are from one Panthera leo isolate Ple1 chromosome E1, P.leo_Ple1_pat1.1, whole genome shotgun sequence window:
- the TNFSF13 gene encoding tumor necrosis factor ligand superfamily member 13 has protein sequence MPASSPSLPAPRGPPGDMGGPAREPALSVALWLSWGAALGAVACAMALLTQQTELQNLRREVTRLQRTGGPCKEEEGHPWPSLREQSPDALEAWENGERSRRKRAVLTHKQKKKHSVLHLVPINITSKEDSDVTEVIWQPALKRGRSLEAQGYVVRVWDTGVYLLYSQVLFHDVTFTMGQVVSREGRGRQETLFRCIRSMPSNPDWAYNSCYSAGVFHLHQGDILSVTIPRGRAKLSLSPSGTFLGFVKL, from the exons ATGCCAGCCTCGTCTCCTTCCTTGCCAGCCCCCAGAGGGCCACCGGGAGACATGGGGGGCCCGGCCCGAGAGCCGGCGCTCTCAGTCGCCCTCTGGTTGAGTTGGGGGGCGGCTCTAGGGGCTGTGGCGTGTGCCATGGCCCTGCTGACCCAGCAAACAGAGCTGCAAAATCTAAGGAGAGAGGTGACTCGGCTGCAGAGGACTGGAGGGCCCTGCAAGGAGGAAGAAGGGCATCCGTGGCCGAGCCTCCGGGAGCAG AGCCCTGACGCCCTGGAAGCCTGGGAGAATGGGGAGAGGTCCCGGAGAAAGAGAGCAGTGCTCACCCATAAACAGAAGA aGAAGCACTCCGTTCTGCACCTTGTCCCCATCAACATCACCTCCAAGG agGACTCTGATGTGACAGAGGTGATCTGGCAACCAGCTCTTAAGCGTGGGAGAAGCCTGGAGGCCCAAGGATACGTTGTTCGAGTCTGGGACACTGGAGTTTATCTGCTGTATAGCCAG GTCCTGTTCCACGATGTGACTTTCACCATGGGTCAGGTGGTGTCCCGGGAGGGCCGGGGAAGGCAGGAGACGCTATTCCGTTGTATACGAAGTATGCCTTCCAATCCGGACTGGGCCTACAATAGTTGCTACAGTGCAG gTGTCTTCCACCTACACCAAGGGGATATTCTGAGTGTCACAATCCCCCGGGGAAGGGCGAAGCTTAGCCTCTCGCCATCTGGAACCTTCCTGGGCTTTGTGAAACTGTGA
- the SENP3 gene encoding LOW QUALITY PROTEIN: sentrin-specific protease 3 (The sequence of the model RefSeq protein was modified relative to this genomic sequence to represent the inferred CDS: inserted 3 bases in 3 codons), protein MPVPSPPHPIHSEVVEHSLPTLDPGFPVEAVFSGYRKMKETIQGTGSWGPEPPGPGVAPAYSSPRXERLRWPPPPKPRLKSGGGFGPDPGSGTTVPARRLPVPRPSFDASASEEEEEEEDDEDEDEEEEGAAWRLPPRWGQLGTSQRPRPPRPTHRKTCSQRRRRAMRAFRMLLYSKSTSLTFHWKLWGRHRGRRRSLAHPKNHLSPQEGGATPQLPSPCCRFDSPRGPPPPRLGLLGALMAEDGVRGSPPMSSGXPVEEDGLRWTPKSPLDPDSGLLSCTLPNGFGGPPGPEGERGLAPPDASILISNVCSIGDHVAQELFQGSDLGTAEEAERPGXKAGQHSPLREEHVTCVQSILDEFLQTYGSLIPLSTDEVVEKLEDIFQQEFSTPSRKGLVLQLIQSYQRMPGNAMVRGFRVAYKRHVLTMDDLGTLYGQNWLNDQVMNMYGDLVMDTVPEKVHFFNSFFYDKLRTKGYDGVKRWTKNVDIFNKELLLIPIHLEVHWSLISVDVRRRTITYFDSQRTLNRRCPKHIAKYLQAEAVKKDRLDFHQGWKGYFKMNVARQNNDSDCGAFVLQYCKHLALAQPFSFTQQDMPKLRRQIYKELCHCKLTV, encoded by the exons ATGCCcgtaccctccccaccccaccccattcatTCCGAGGTGGTAGAGCACTCTCTCCCCACTCTAGACCCCGGTTTCCCCGTGGAAGCTGTGTTCTCAG GCTACCGGAAAATGAAAGAGACTATACAAGGGACCGGGTCTTGGGGGCCTGAGCCTCCTGGACCTGGCGTGGCCCCGGCTTACTCAAGTCCCA CGGAGCGTCTTCGTTGGCCCCCACCCCCTAAACCCCGACTTAAATCAGGTGGAGGGTTTGGGCCAGATCCTGGGTCAGGGACCACAGTGCCAGCCAGACGCCTCCCTGTCCCTCGGCCCTCTTTTGATGCGTCAGCtagtgaagaggaggaggaagaagaggacgATGAGGatgaagatgaggaagaggaaggggcagcTTGGAGGCTGCCCCCCAGATGGGGTCAGCTGGGAACCTCCCAGCGGCCTCGCCCTCCTCGCCCTACTCATCGGAAAACCTGCTCCCAGCGCCGCCGCAGAGCCATGCGAGCCTTCCGGATGCTGCTGTACTCAAAAAGCACCTCGTTGACATTCCACTGGAAGCTTTGGGGGCGCCACCGGGGCCGGCGGCGGAGCCTCGCACACCCCAAGAACCATCTTTCACCCCAGGAAGGGGGTGCGACACCACAGCTGCCATCCCCCTGCTGTCGTTTTGACTCCCCTCGGGGGCCACCTCCGCCCCGGCTCGGTCTGCTAGGTGCTCTCATGGCTGAGGACGGGGTGAGAGGGTCTCCACCAATGTCCTCTG CCCCAGTGGAGGAAGATGGATTAAGGTGGACTCCAAAGTCTCCTCTGGACCCTGACTCCG GCCTCCTCTCCTGTACTCTTCCCAATGGCTTTGGGGGACCGCCCGGGCCAGAAGGGGAGCGAGGCCTGGCACCCCCTGACGCCAGCATCCTCATCAGCAATGTGTGCAGCATCGGGGACCACGTGGCCCAGGAACTTTTTCAGGGCTCAGACCTGGGCACCGCAGAAGAGGCGGAGCGGCCCG AGAAGGCCGGCCAGCACAGCCCCCTGCGAGAGGAGCATGTGACCTGCGTGCAGA GCATCTTGGATGAATTCCTTCAGACTTACGGCAGCCTCATTCCCCTCAGCACTGATGAGGTGGTGGAGAAGCTGGAGGACATCTTTCAGCAGGAGTTCTCTACACCTTCCAG GAAGGGCCTGGTGCTGCAGCTCATCCAGTCGTACCAGCGCATGCCAGGCAACGCCATGGTGAGGGGCTTCCGAGTGGCCTATAAGCGGCACGTGCTGACGATGGACGACCTGGGGACTTTGTACGGACAGAACTGGCTCAATGAccag GTGATGAACATGTACGGAGACCTGGTCATGGACACGGTCCCTGAAAAG GTGCATTTCTTCAACAGTTTCTTCTACGATAAACTCCGTACCAAGGGTTATGATGGGGTGAAAAGGTGGACCAAAAAC GTGGACATCTTCAATAAGGAGCTACTGCTGATCCCCATCCACCTGGAGGTGCATTGGTCCCTCATCTCGGTTGACGTGAGGCGACGCACCATCACCTACTTTGACTCGCAGCGCACCCTGAACCGCCGCTGCCCTAAG CATATTGCCAAGTACCTACAGGCAGAGGCCGTGAAGAAAGACCGGCTGGATTTCCACCAGGGCTGGAAAGGTTACTTCAAAATG aATGTGGCCAGGCAGAATAATGACAGCGACTGCGGTGCCTTCGTGTTACAG TACTGCAAGCACCTGGCGCTGGCCCAGCCGTTCAGCTTCACCCAGCAGGACATGCCCAAACTTCGTCGGCAGATCTACAAGGAGCTGTGTCACTGCAAACTCACTGTGTGA